CACATataattttggtttgtttgcatTATTATTACCCTAAAGTGTGTGATTGAGTTAGCTGTTTGGATTGTTTAAGCCCTGTGTCCTGGAGTGTAGTTCCTTTTACCATTATGATGGTTTTATATAGGAAGAGAGGATTACATGAGGTCTCAACATGAAATAAATTTGAGCTGCAAAGACAGAATGTCATTTCAACTTCAGTTCTTTCAGTTCTTATGATTGAACTACCTCAGAAATCCCAGTCTCGACTAGTCTGTAAGATTTACTAATGTCCTCAGGAAACAAGTAGGAGACTCAGGCTCAAAAGCTGAAGATGGGTATCAAGATAGAACTTAGTAACATTATTTTgtagacattttatattttagggtTATTCTATATTAGAGCAATTTCAGTATTGAGAGccttttttcaaaatgtaatgatttaaataaaaatattcaataaatgatacttTGTAGTGTTACTGATTTAGAATAAGACTTGTGAAAGAGGTAAGCAAATTAATGCAATTTGGGGAATGACAGTTTAAAATCTTTCCCTTTCACTTCCTGTCTGCTGTGCAAATAAGCAGTGGAATGACTTGTAGACAGACAGACATCGGAGATATGAAATATTCCATACACTACAAAacagctagggaaaaaaaaaaccagctagGGAATAATGGAGTATTAGCAAGTAGGATcttcttccccccttccttcctctctctttctccctctctttacGTTTTCCTTCTAAGAGAGTAATGTGAGGCGTGTTGTCTTCCCAGGTACAGAGCCATTGTCAACCCCATGGACATCCAAACGTCCGGGGTGGTGCTGTGGACCTGTGTGAAGGTGGTGGGGATCTGGGTGATCTCCGTGCTGCTGGCGGTTCCGGAGGCAGTGTTTTCGGAAGTGACAAGCATTGATAGCTTGGAAAACGGCAACTTCACGGCGTGCATACCCTACCCTCAGACGGACGAATTACACCCAAAGATTCATTCGGTGCTCATCTTCTTGGTCTATTTCCTCATACCACTTGCTATTATTAGCGTTTATTATTATCATATTGCAAAGACCTTAATTAAAAGTGCACATAATCTTCCCGGAGAATACAACGAACATACTAAAAAACGGGTAAGGttggtaggggtgtgtgtgtatgtgtgtgtgtgttcgggGTGTGTGGGTCAGATGCAGTAACTgctattttctgttctatttcgtGGGTTCTCAAAACCGTGAAAGATTAAACAGTCACAAGGCACCGGGATTTGCATTAACCTGAACTAGAAGGGATGTTGTgccgggaggaggaggggaggcatCTCCAATATGTGGCCATGTTATAGCTCTGTAGAGGTCCACTGAAGTCCAGCTTCTCTGCCATCTGGGCCGGAGCTATTAAAATTTAATGTCTTTGAAGGCTTTTCCTTACCTTCAAATGTTCGTGCAAAAAATGACATAATAAACCAGAAAATTACCACATTTcaagtatacatttatttaattattgtcTCTTCTCCCATTAGCCCATTAAGGATGACAGAAAGTCTTGGACAAGGATTCATCAGGAAAGGACTGTAGGACATGGTCTGGGAACTGGGGATGCCATTTGGGTAGGATGCCAGAATGGGGCTCTGGGAACAGAGGGCAGAGAACAAGGGTGAGAGTGATTAAGAGGTCATACCTTCTTTAACTCAAATTTATAGCTTGTCCTATAAAAATCATAtactaatttaaaattacaaatgcacCTTACATAGTCTTTCTTCCTTAAGGAATATACAGAGATACTGACTTAAGGTAAAACAAATTGTGTCAATCCACAAATAGATGGAAATGTTGTCTAGTGGGACAGAGTTTCAAGTTGTGCTTTTGTGGACTCTTCGGGAGGAACTTCTTCCAAAGGATTCGTAGGTACAAGGAGTTTTGGTTGGCTCGTCACCAATTTAAAGGCGAGTTGAATGACAGAGCATTAAAATTTTCTGGGTTGTAGATGGAGGCACAGGCTGGGGTGTTGTACACTTCAACAACAACAGAATTTCAAAAGAGTTCTTGCATGGACGGTAACCTCCACTTATTAATGACCATCGACATCAGAGATCCACATCTTCAAGAGCTAAAAAATCAATCAGTCACTAAAGTAATTGTAGATAAGTTAATAGATTTATTATCTAAATATCTAGCAtcattgaaacaaaaaaattcaggTCATGGGCTCAATGCACTTTTTCCTTTGCCTTGTGATCCAATTTGTATCTCAATTTGGGTATTTGagtttttgctttggtttctaaAATTGAGTTCCTCTTACCCTCCCacctccacttttattttttaaagtggccTTAGTTCTGCCTTGTTTTTGTGAATTTCTCTATTGGGACTTATAAACTCTGGCTGGGTAACTAGGCTTGGTATCAGTAAGAAGTACTCTCGGTGCCAACAGCCTGCCTGTGCATTTGAGTCTCCAAGTATAGGTAGCCCTAAAATCCTTGCACCCATGTTCCACCTGCAGGGTGGACACTGCTTCATAATATGAATTTATTCATAACCATGAGCTCCTTAATATTGCCAGGTTGCTTAAGTCATGCCACCAGGATACATCTGGGGTACCACATTTTGCTTTCCTCCTCTTACTGCACCTTTATTTGCTTCCCCCATCACCACTCACTACACTTTTCTTTGGAATATTCTAATTCACTATCAATAGTTTGAGCTCAGAAAATATCATTTTGCCTACACTCAATATCCTTTGATAAATTAAGTTTTCACATTCACGTTgccttatttaaatatttaagcaaGTAAAACATAGTAATACTTAGAAGAATAATAGTTACATCAGAAGGTTGTGATTTATGTGAGTCAGAAGTTTAAAtctcaaggtgtgtgtgtgtgtgtgtgtggaataagGATTTAAAAAGTATGCTCTATTTCAATTACcctgattaaaaaaatctaatcttaAGTGTATGGTGTGGTTCATTAATTCAGTGGATTTAATACAAACAAATGATTTATATTTGAAGTGTACACAGTAAGACTGTAAGCAACAGGAAAGTAgttaaaaataagacagaatTTTTATAGGTCACAGTTTTAAATGAAGACATAgccatttattaataatttatcatCTAGTCTTGTAGAGGCTGTcaaatatttttagatgaaagGGTATAATGACCAAAACAGGCTTTGTTAAACTGTTGAAATTATCACTTtgttgaggaaaatattttttgtatttttggatgCATTTGCATGCCATGGTAAGTTTTTACTCTTTTTGCACCATGATGTTTTGCATATGGATggttccattttcattttaaccaATGGGACTGTTTCCTTGTATTTGCAGATGGAGACACGGAAGCGCCTGGCTAAAATTGTGCTGGTCTTTGTGGGCTGCTTTGCCTTCTGTTGGTTTCCAAATCACATTCTCTACATGTATAGGTCTTTCAATTATAATGAGATTGACCCATCTCTAGGCCACATGATTGTCACCTTAGTCGCCCGTGTTCTGAGCTTTTGCAATTCTTGTGTCAATCCATTTGCTCTTTATCTACTCAGTGAAAGCTTCAGGAGACATTTCAATAGCCAGTTCTGCTGTGGGAGGAAGTCCTATCAAGAGAGATCAACCAGCTACCTTCCCAACTCTTCTGCAGTGCGTATGACATCTCTGAAAAGCAATGCTAAGAACATGATGACCAATTCAGTTTTACTAAATGGGCACAGCATGAAGCAGGAAGTGGCATTGTGATTTGAGCCATTCAGCTCACTACCTGGAAAGAACTTACCTTTCTATCTCTATTGAGCAGAGCAGAAAGAAACAATTTCCTCATTCTTACTATTGCTCAGCTAATTCATGAGGTGATTTCATGATTGACTCAGAAAAGGCAAGACAAACACAGCTAGCATTCTTCTCTGAACAGGACTTTAAAttacattgaaaaatatatattgcacGTTAAAAGTCATCCAAGATGCACTTCTACATGTGTATAAATTAATCTTGCTTCAGGATTTAAGCTGTTGTTAGAGCCAACTCTAGTGTATTTATCTTAAATTTGTTTCATCTTGAAGCATGAAATGAATTCCTATATTGACTTGATGATTCAGTGAGGGTAATATTCAAACTCCTATTATTTGAAATACAAGTCATATTTTCCTGGTGAATTTTATTCATAACCAGAGCATGTATTTATCtcctttgtttaaataaaatagaaaattcaaaaggtaGAGCCTAATCACAAGTccataatatttatttactgtgATTCTTTGTGTGATTAATCATAATTTATAGAGATAGCTTATGTCTGTAACTTTTAGGTGTGTGATTAAAAGGTATGATGACATTTGATTATGAATAGTAAAATAGATATCATATGAATATGATTGATTTTACATTAGTTATCATATGTCCCCAAACTATGACTTAGAAAATGGCATGGCCATTTTTGTATACATTGCTAAGTCCCTGAATATTTAGATGTTTCTGTATAGATACGATAATTAGTATAATTCTGGTGAAATCAATCATTTACTCATCCTCTCTTGCAACAGCCATCTGACCTCATTTAAGCAAGTTTACTCTGTGTAGTACCACAGTTTTTTCTGAATAAGTATTTTAGATATTTCACCAAAATGCAAACATGGCCTTGATTAAATTCTAAAAGCTACCCCTTCTTAAATTTGTACCAGTAAGTCTAAcatttgaattaatatatttcataCTATTTCTCTTTCCAAATTTGCTAAATGGAAAATTCTATTAATATACTAAGCTCTTTCTTAAACGCCCCTAAGCCATACTCTTTAAGATATGAAATATTCAATCGTATGTAgcaatgggaaaaataaacacaagcaaACTGCTTATGGTGGTTGATAATAATAATGGTAGTGAACATTAATCAAGTGTTTTCCCTGTTCTAGGCATAATCCTAAAgctttatcctttttatttatctaatttaaTGCTCAGTATAAACCCTaccatgaaaaagagaaagatcagtTTTTGGTAGGGCATGAAGTTATACAATTTGAGGAATATCtctattaaaaatacacaattttgcaaattttacacaATTATACCCAATCACATAAATACATTGCCAGGGCACCGAACTTAGGCTTTATTCACTTCATGGTAAGTTCATCTCTGAAATATATCCtctcattatctttattttatagattagaaaattgagatcagaaatattaagaaagttagggtggggggatgggttagcctggtgatgggtattaaagagggcacattctgcgtggagcactgggtgttatgcacaaacaatgaatcatggaacactacatcaaaaactcatgatgtaatgtatggtgattaacataacaataaaaaattatttaaaaaaaagaaatattaagaaagttAAAGAGGATTTACACAGCCTTGTGGGAAAGGTGAGATCTAAAACCAGATGCTTCACGATGGTGCATGCTCCCACTATTCCATCACAATTCAGTTGTAACTCTCTTCTATCTGGATTAGTTGTCCTTAACCTTTGCAAAAGTTATTGATCTACTCATCACAAAGATGCAAAATGTTACACACAAATTTTACATGGATTCTGAGTGTCTTTAAATCTTTTAAGGCTCATCCATTAAAATCTAAAGAACCAAGGGTAATCCTTGGCCCATGCAGAAACTTTGTCTTTGTTAGTATTAAGGTGATGGTGAAAGTAAATACAAGGATATTGCAAGCTATATGCAAATATAGCTTGCAAGATCCTATTAatttctcatacacacacacacatatattatgaGATACATGCTATATATGtatgaaactatatatatatatatatatgaggatAAAGGGATATACATTCATCTTAATTATAAAGTCCTGAGAATTTAAAGTTTATGGgaataatgtttttatataatctgttatctgatttgtttttcaggaatgaaaaacattttttcaggagatattttagaaaatttttttaatttatacttattttgttaaaaatgtttttctgtaatGACACTAATGGAATAAAAATAGCACCAAACTTCAGTTACCCTCTTTTAAACAAAGAATTTCAACAGTAGCCACATGTCTGATTATATAATATTATCAATATAATCAAACTTTggtctgcattttattttatttattaagtttttattttattggctacatttaaaaattttctttctggttGCTATCAATACTGAAAGTCAGACTTTCTCTTAATGTTGAGCCCTGAAGTTTGGAGACTCTGTCGATACTTTGAACTCTGTTCATAAATTAAGCAGGTTGAAGATTATCTGTGCAAACTTTGTTTTGAATCTGGCTGTTGCGCTCCACTGCTGGGTTATAATCCTAATTCACTCACTAACTATAATGATTTCTCATTTTCAAGAAGTCCTGTGAGTTGCaccattttctcaaatattttctttggaagagACACCTGAGAATTAATATATTAGCATATGTTCTATATACAGCATGATGAGggcaaatatttaatatttacttttttcatatacttttcaaGTCAAACAAAACTTCATGcttaatacacacatacatactctcACACACATATGAGATTGAATTCATATTAGAATAGAGCTCAAGGTTTGGCATTGGTtggattttatatgtttatacatgcctcacatatttatttttgagctttttatatttattgctgGGCATTTGAAGACTGTTTTTAATACCAGAGagtgaaattaaaagaaatataccctaaatttatCTATGAAGTCAAACTACAGAAGGAAATCAAACTAATTAAGCATATTAGTCAGAAGTAGACCAAAATGCAAAAccaaatttgttaaaataaacagAGTGAAACAGACCTTTGAAAAGGTAGTAAGTTTACTGACTTATATAATTCCGTCTAGTAGTATCTTATTTCAAGgtaatattaggaaaaaaatatgtctaGTGTGGTAATATCTGCCATAATGGAGGCAAATTCCACTCAATTATGATTTTTCACGTAGATAAATGTCCTTTTATGTTAATCTCTTCTTTAAACCAGATGTATTTCAAAAGAACTACAGCATGATAGGATCTTTGCAATGCTTGGGGCCAGAGAATGCTCTTTTTTAATTgtcttgtctgtgaaatgggttcACAATATTGTAGGGGTTAAATTGGGTAATGCATGTAAAGTACTCACATGATTCCTGGCGTAATAATAAGCGTTCAGTAAGAGTAGcttctattattatattttaaaagttatctttCTTCATGTAGTAAAGTaacaaaatttactaaaaatttactatgtgccagatccTGAGGAATACCTCAAAAGGCAGGCATTATTCTGATTCCCATTCTATGGGTGTGGACACTGGGGGTTAATATGCTGGTAGGCAAATAGAAGAGCTTGTCGAACTCTTATCTATCTGACTTCAAATTCATATATTCTATCTCTGGTCAGTACTGCCAAGAATCTGAAATTCAGTTAatttattgaaagagagaatggaaaatagaaataagtatGAGAACATTTTCTTCCGTGTAATGTGGAAGTTCCCTGATGATGGAGGACAAAAACGATGGGTCTTTGCGTCTATGTTTATCCATTCTAGAGTAAGAATAATAGCTTACATTCTGCGTCACCCATATGaatacttcttcttcttttttttttaagagagagagctcgggaaggagggacagagggagagagagagaaaatcttaagcaggttccacacctaGCGCTAAGCCAGATTCACAacgctgagaccatgacctgagcctaaatcaagagtcaggtgcttaactgattaagccaccaggtgcccccatatgaatatttttataaaaataatttcgtATATAAAAATATGGGTCCATAATTTCTTCCCccaatttctttctctattttgtgcATGATacataaaaaaaggagaaataataaaaattaatggaacTTTTTTTGATAccaaaacacatattttatttgactATTTGCTTGTTAGAACGTCTTAAATGTTTATATGATTGTATAGAGCTGTAAAACAGTTAATGGATTTTAAACAagtataatttttccatttactaatattttactaCTGGCTTCATTGCACACACAGGAAATATTTCCACTGAATTTCTgagaaatgaaatgtttcaaCCATTAAGCTTCTCTTGGATAGAATAAGCATGTGTATTtcaactttaaataaattaatatttgtgcACGTTTTCCTTAGACTTTTTCAAATCAAGGGGCGAGGTGTAAGTAAATATGGTCAGCTTTAGTGCAGAAAACTCTTTTGTAAAGTGATAAAAGAGTAACAAGAGCGCTAAAGAAAGTCTGATTGTAAGTGGATCTTTAATGGTTATTGGAGGAAACATTACTTACATGCTGTGGTTACAGCATTTTACaccatttcattttctaaagtatTTTACCAAGCTCTTCCAAGAGCTCTATTTTTTCCACATATTGTGTCTTACCAAAATTTCAAACAGGAAATTTTCTTATATACAGAGCCAAGTCTTAATCTGTGGTGGGTAATTTGTGTTTGAAGTAGTGTACaataaaatttaaccaagattttatttctgggaaCTAATTCTCCTCTTGGCCAACAAACAGATAATACTTACCCTTATTCCTCAGAGTAGAAGAATAATATAAATTGAACCCAATTAGGGACCTAAAAATAGTTTACGAAATATTTAATGGTACTTAGAACCATTTGAAATGAGAAACCTGTAATCACTCGAGGTATTTTGGCAATTGTACATaaccaaaaatgaaaatcaagtaCTAGATGTTCAAACTGTTGTTTTCATATGCTGCAAAAATTTAATTGGGAGCCTGAAGGTGCTTACAGCTTTTAATTTTCTGCTGAATGTTAGAAATGTATCTATTTACTTTGTGTACTATTTTGCTGACTTCTTCAAACCCAAAAATGTAAGTCCTCACCAATATGACCCAACTTTTAtcattttgtacatttattaATGTGCCTGTATAAAAGAGAATATGTAAACATGGTCCTATGAGaatgcagaaggagaaggaaaaaacccTACATATCATTTTAAGATAACCCTATTGTCTCCATTAGACTTACTCATTCACCTAAGTTTGTGGTTTTCAATGAGAAAAGCTTCTCCACAGAACGGCAAGAAGAGTTTGGTTAAACAACTGTGTGGTATCTTGCAGATACATAATAAAGTTCAATAGGAAATTAAGTTTAGTGTACACTTCTAACgtatcttaaaaacataaattcatcCAAACAGCAAATCACCAAGACCAGCGTTATTTCTCCCTAagcatttaattaaataaatctctTGGACTCAACAAGGACCATGTTCCAGTGCATGCTGGATTTCAGTTGTGCTTGATCCACATTAGTTTTGTATTTCAGCCTAAGCTATAATAAGCTGTCTAGAGTATTTATAAATTAGAACCTATTTCCCCTCTCCAGGTAGTTTTCCAAGAAGCATATCAATGAAAGCTATCactgtttaaataaaatgatctgGCATATCTCACTGCACA
Above is a window of Zalophus californianus isolate mZalCal1 chromosome 7, mZalCal1.pri.v2, whole genome shotgun sequence DNA encoding:
- the NMBR gene encoding neuromedin-B receptor; this translates as MPPKSLCNLSQTADENPSGFVTGVSERDFLPASDGTSAKFAIRCVIPSLYLLIITVGLLGNIMLVKIFITNSTMRSVPNIFISNLAAGDLLLLLTCVPVDASRYFFDEWMFGKVGCKLIPVIQLTSVGVSVFTLTALSADRYRAIVNPMDIQTSGVVLWTCVKVVGIWVISVLLAVPEAVFSEVTSIDSLENGNFTACIPYPQTDELHPKIHSVLIFLVYFLIPLAIISVYYYHIAKTLIKSAHNLPGEYNEHTKKRMETRKRLAKIVLVFVGCFAFCWFPNHILYMYRSFNYNEIDPSLGHMIVTLVARVLSFCNSCVNPFALYLLSESFRRHFNSQFCCGRKSYQERSTSYLPNSSAVRMTSLKSNAKNMMTNSVLLNGHSMKQEVAL